A genomic window from Fibrobacterota bacterium includes:
- a CDS encoding MgtC/SapB family protein produces MASTMDAFLLTDQAKLPLALGLSALIGLERERSRAGGNPHAAGVRTHMLVALFGFLMAELHQAQVPFAIVAGLAVVGAIQVASFWRRVQSNLFGWSSELAVLLSYSVGALCLLAPLWVPTAAAVLGTLILTEKSDIEKYVERLDQAEFLGVLKFLLVTTIVLPMLPNQGYTQWDLNPARIWKIVVLVSSVGFVGYFLTRKLGGKVGLWISGLVGGVVSSTAVAVSTGRLASREPDKAGVALQAALLASSIMYLRILVLIWLVSPAFAWALIWKLPLLSCIGVLLAVTVPKQSSSQEGVESLKNPFEILPALGFAAFFTLFWVATAVVRNWLGASGLVLLGLIVGAVDIDPFILSVAKGSQVESALLAAILMSMLSNTVAKGVYFGSLAAPVRKQAFLRYFGWALLHIPLALL; encoded by the coding sequence ATGGCTTCCACGATGGACGCCTTTCTACTGACCGACCAAGCGAAGCTCCCTCTGGCCCTGGGGCTTTCCGCCTTGATCGGCTTGGAACGCGAACGATCCCGCGCCGGGGGCAACCCCCATGCCGCCGGCGTGCGCACGCACATGTTGGTGGCGCTTTTTGGTTTTCTGATGGCCGAACTCCATCAGGCCCAAGTGCCCTTCGCGATCGTCGCCGGCTTGGCCGTGGTCGGGGCCATCCAGGTCGCCTCCTTCTGGCGGCGCGTCCAGTCCAATCTTTTTGGCTGGTCCAGCGAGCTTGCGGTATTGTTGTCGTATTCTGTCGGGGCGCTGTGCCTGTTGGCGCCTTTGTGGGTTCCCACCGCGGCGGCCGTGCTGGGAACCCTGATCCTCACGGAAAAATCGGACATCGAAAAGTACGTGGAGCGGCTGGACCAAGCCGAATTCCTGGGCGTGCTCAAATTCCTGCTGGTGACCACCATTGTCCTGCCCATGCTTCCCAACCAGGGTTACACCCAGTGGGATCTCAACCCCGCCCGGATCTGGAAGATCGTGGTGCTGGTGTCGTCGGTGGGGTTTGTGGGGTACTTCCTGACACGCAAACTGGGCGGCAAAGTGGGGTTGTGGATTTCCGGGTTGGTGGGTGGCGTGGTCTCGAGCACGGCGGTGGCGGTGTCCACCGGAAGACTCGCCTCGCGCGAACCGGACAAAGCGGGTGTGGCTTTGCAAGCGGCTCTCCTGGCAAGCTCCATCATGTATCTGCGGATTCTGGTCTTGATCTGGCTGGTTTCGCCCGCCTTCGCCTGGGCGCTGATTTGGAAATTGCCCTTGTTGTCGTGTATCGGTGTGTTGCTGGCGGTGACGGTGCCCAAACAGTCCTCCTCGCAGGAGGGTGTGGAAAGTCTCAAGAACCCTTTCGAGATCTTGCCTGCGCTTGGGTTCGCCGCCTTCTTCACCCTTTTTTGGGTGGCCACGGCCGTGGTGCGCAATTGGCTGGGGGCATCCGGCTTGGTGCTCCTGGGATTGATCGTTGGTGCCGTGGACATCGACCCGTTCATCCTATCTGTGGCCAAAGGCAGCCAAGTGGAATCCGCCCTTCTGGCGGCCATCCTGATGTCGATGCTGTCCAATACGGTGGCCAAGGGCGTTTATTTCGGGTCGCTGGCCGCCCCGGTGCGCAAACAGGCCTTCCTGCGGTACTTCGGGTGGGCGCTGCTGCACATTCCGCTGGCGTTGTTGTGA
- a CDS encoding outer membrane beta-barrel protein, whose translation MRRPLGLIVLLASSTFANFLDTYRGFTDFRPGIVVRGGADLLYIGDDLPHSKSSTSYGYGGGLSLAYPLSENFRLNGEALFLQDVVTYKEDSIPEIANQKRDVKVKSNRIGLQFAPSYRFNSKFGMKLGYQYEIPLGGTSESTLSDTTIKYDLKSAPEEITDNYDEKGNFKQSPVLATHNLIAGATYGVFSWLTVSLEAKLGLHSADADYNSSGFLRGHARTAVVHQVGLSIKTELP comes from the coding sequence ATGAGACGCCCACTCGGCCTGATTGTTCTCCTCGCCTCTTCGACCTTCGCAAATTTCCTGGATACGTACCGAGGATTCACCGACTTCCGGCCTGGAATTGTCGTGCGTGGTGGAGCGGACCTGCTGTACATCGGCGATGATCTTCCCCACAGCAAGTCCTCGACCAGCTACGGCTATGGTGGCGGCCTGTCTCTGGCCTACCCCTTGTCCGAAAATTTCCGTCTCAATGGCGAGGCGCTCTTCCTCCAGGATGTGGTCACCTACAAGGAAGACTCCATCCCGGAAATCGCCAACCAGAAGCGGGACGTCAAGGTCAAATCCAATCGCATCGGCCTCCAATTCGCTCCCTCCTACCGCTTCAACTCCAAGTTCGGCATGAAGCTGGGCTACCAGTATGAAATTCCTCTGGGCGGCACCTCCGAGTCCACACTCTCCGACACCACCATCAAGTATGATCTCAAATCGGCACCCGAGGAAATCACCGACAACTACGATGAGAAGGGCAATTTCAAGCAATCCCCCGTCTTGGCCACCCACAATTTGATCGCGGGTGCAACCTATGGCGTGTTTTCCTGGCTCACGGTCTCGCTGGAAGCGAAATTGGGACTGCATTCGGCCGACGCCGACTACAACTCCAGCGGATTCCTTCGCGGCCACGCCAGGACAGCGGTTGTCCACCAGGTCGGGCTTTCCATCAAGACAGAGCTTCCGTAA
- a CDS encoding PIN domain-containing protein, which translates to MKVFLNTNILLDLLLDRAPHAEAAESLLAVIEAGKAQGFVSGITVSNLYYILHDLNKRKDPLPSIASLLSFLEVVPTSKKILLDAMENGFKDYEDGIQYASALTARCTHLVTRNTKDFRKASLSVVTAAEACSLLTIAKTLDRLG; encoded by the coding sequence GTGAAGGTTTTTCTCAACACCAATATTTTGTTGGATCTTCTGCTGGATCGCGCCCCACATGCCGAAGCGGCGGAGTCGTTGCTGGCCGTGATCGAAGCGGGCAAGGCTCAGGGGTTCGTGTCGGGGATCACGGTTTCGAACCTCTATTACATCCTCCACGACCTGAACAAGCGCAAAGACCCCCTTCCCTCCATCGCCTCGCTCCTGAGCTTTCTGGAAGTGGTCCCCACCTCCAAGAAAATTCTGCTGGATGCCATGGAAAACGGGTTCAAGGACTACGAAGACGGGATCCAGTACGCCTCGGCGCTGACCGCCCGCTGCACCCACCTGGTGACCCGCAACACCAAGGACTTCCGGAAGGCCAGCCTGAGCGTGGTGACTGCCGCCGAGGCATGTTCGCTGCTGACGATCGCCAAGACGTTGGATCGGTTGGGGTGA
- a CDS encoding translation initiation factor, giving the protein MGGSRERSSKPSSNAAPVRKHLPKGPCVSLETSHRAGKGVTLVTGLTLAGEALEALGKSLRQACGTGGTVKDGVIEVQGDHREKIAAALAKAGISARRI; this is encoded by the coding sequence ATGGGAGGGTCCCGCGAGCGCAGTTCCAAGCCATCTTCCAACGCCGCGCCGGTGCGCAAGCACCTTCCCAAAGGTCCGTGCGTTTCTCTCGAAACGTCCCATCGCGCAGGGAAAGGTGTCACGCTGGTGACTGGCCTCACCCTCGCAGGGGAGGCGTTGGAAGCTCTCGGCAAATCTTTGCGCCAAGCCTGCGGCACGGGTGGAACCGTGAAAGACGGTGTGATCGAGGTGCAGGGAGATCACCGCGAAAAGATCGCGGCGGCCTTGGCAAAAGCGGGGATTTCTGCTCGCAGGATTTGA
- the htpX gene encoding protease HtpX — translation MAKRFFLFMVTNILVMLAITVVFGVLSFFFPGLGWGMGMGRDGSLNLVALAVSSLVWGSVGSFISLQLSRWMAKKSMGIQLLDGNTGNPELDWLHGTVKRYALEAGLAMPEVGIYDSSEINAFATGPSKSRSLVAVSSGLLDTMEHAEIEGVVAHEISHIANGDMVTMAIIQGVVNSFVIFFSRIIGWAVGQVVDRDREDGQSALSYGAQVVTNLVMEILLGILASMVTAWFSRKREFRADAGGAFLAGRDKMIAALQRLQQTERVLDPRGPGLATARISGKSWMAVFSTHPPLEVRIEALRQAQ, via the coding sequence ATGGCCAAGCGATTTTTCCTCTTCATGGTGACCAACATCCTCGTGATGTTGGCCATCACCGTCGTTTTTGGGGTGCTCTCCTTTTTCTTCCCCGGATTGGGCTGGGGGATGGGGATGGGGCGCGACGGCTCCCTGAACCTCGTGGCCTTGGCGGTTTCTTCGTTGGTGTGGGGATCGGTGGGCTCCTTCATCAGCTTGCAGCTTTCGCGCTGGATGGCCAAGAAGTCCATGGGGATCCAGTTGCTTGACGGCAACACGGGCAATCCCGAACTTGACTGGCTGCATGGCACGGTCAAGCGCTATGCGCTGGAGGCTGGACTGGCCATGCCCGAAGTGGGCATCTACGATTCTTCGGAAATCAACGCCTTCGCCACCGGCCCTTCCAAGAGCCGTTCGCTGGTGGCCGTGTCCAGCGGGTTGCTGGATACCATGGAACACGCCGAGATCGAAGGCGTGGTCGCCCACGAGATTTCGCACATCGCCAACGGCGACATGGTGACCATGGCGATCATCCAAGGGGTGGTGAATTCCTTCGTGATCTTCTTCTCGCGCATCATCGGCTGGGCGGTCGGGCAGGTCGTGGACCGCGATCGCGAGGACGGCCAATCGGCGCTTTCCTACGGCGCGCAGGTGGTCACCAATCTGGTGATGGAAATTCTCCTGGGCATCCTGGCCAGCATGGTCACCGCCTGGTTTTCCCGCAAGCGGGAGTTCCGCGCCGATGCAGGTGGAGCGTTCCTGGCCGGTCGCGACAAGATGATCGCCGCCCTTCAGCGCTTGCAGCAAACCGAACGCGTGCTGGATCCGCGCGGGCCCGGCCTGGCCACGGCCCGCATTTCCGGCAAGTCCTGGATGGCCGTGTTTTCCACCCATCCTCCGCTGGAAGTGCGTATCGAAGCCTTGCGCCAGGCGCAATAA